Sequence from the Prunus persica cultivar Lovell chromosome G5, Prunus_persica_NCBIv2, whole genome shotgun sequence genome:
ATgacatattatataaaaactCATATAAAGCCTATTTGgagagaaaaactcaaaactaaacacttgtcattttccaaTGGACAAACTGCTGAATACCTCATTACAATCACAAGTGACTACTTTGGAAGTTTTCTCTCCAAATAGACTTTATATGagtttttatataatatgtcATGTTAGAATGAGTTTATTtgtaaaaagtgaaaaataaataaataaataaataaataaaagcgcATTTCTCCAAGCTATTTTATGTGTTGAATATTTTAGGGATTTAGAATTGGGcttcaaaaatgaaagaagCAAATATAAAACAAGGACTCcagcaaaaataaataaataaataaaacaagggCAATATCAGCATTCCCTCTTAAagacaataatatatatatattgttttggttGTTAAACACAAACTTGATATAATCTTGGGACATATTCGAATATTTGAGGTTATGGATAATTCGTGAATCGTGTCCCATACTCTTGGGTCGCTTCCTCTctgttaaaatataaataaaatagcaCTCATCATACAAGGATCAGTGGCGCAATGGTAGCGCGTCTGACTCCAGATCAGAAGGTTGCGTGTTCGATTCACGTCGGGTTCACATTTTGAGATtcatttttgacatttttttaaaattctcacTTTAATGGAAGCATagcttttatttcttatttttattttattttttaaatatcatgAGATGTCCCCACATTCGAAGGGTGGGATTAATTTTCGCTTGGGGTTCGGCTTGTTTTTGATCACAAAATGCTTCAAACGGGTTTCAAACCCTTGCTATTAAGGCACTAAGTAATTCACCAGTTAGAGGTGTCAATTTACCAACTGCACCACATCTTATGGTTGAAGTATAGCTTTTTGTTGTATGTCATTGTTAACAGTATAAAACCAGAAAAAGTACGTCTCCATTAATGCAGTGGGTATCATTCCATGTGTTCTGAATTGTTATGTGCCTTTTTCTATCTCCCATGATTTATTAAGATGgtgccttttcttttggtacTAGTTTAGGATTGTGCTTAAAACACTAATACTTtttacttaaataaataataatctaATTTAAGGATGGAATTGGGTTATGCTAACACTTTGAGTGGGTGTTTTATTCAACGGTtccaaatataattaaaaataataatactaccGTAAAGTTGTcaaacacattttttttctttgttttatttttcttgttccGACTCTGATTAGGTCTAATTCACTATCTTTGCTTAGATGAAGACAAGAAAGTTGCTAGTTTTGTGATCAGATTACTACTACTGTTAGTGTAGTGACGATATTTTGGAATTATTATTCCTTCGGAAGTTAGTGGAATCTTATTTTGTAAATGTAGCAAACGATGTGTCGAAATAATATGAAGAGAAAGTTATCTCTCTCCTTTGTCAGGTAGGAAATAAGAATGGAGTCATGTAGGGAGATGGATGGGAGTTGTATTTTGACAGCCCAAAACGAgagttttgtttaatttaaatgtGAGTCCAAAACAGCGTCAATTTCGgaatattaattttgtaaataagtAAGAAGGGTGGGTGAGTACACCTTTTGTACACCTTTTGGTTCGAAACCATATGTACAATATTTCAAATCATGTTAatagctatatatatagtctcATTCTATCgagggatctctcaaataattttatttgaaggacACATTTTAGGGTATcttacaaatattttttgagaGATTCACTATAATACCAAATATAGGatctcaaattataaaaaaaaaacatatatgaaatgaactttagaaacacactcaaagcccatttacaacataacaaaaagacttttaacttcttttaaattacaaaactgccattgatttcttcaaataaacccaacccaataacctcataaaaaaactcaaaacactcaatggggcatcaaagtaatttaataattaaaattaaattcaatagggctagctgtcattttttgggttttttttgggtatgtttatagaaattaaatggtgtagggtttatttttatagttttaggggtcgtttggtacggcggactgtcatggactggactaaatcctAGGACTGTTTTGGATTAGCTCGGACTGgactaagctggattaagtattgacctatgtttggtgctgcgtcggactaagaagctggattgtgaaaatagtgaagacctatgtttggaGTTGTGTCGgagtaaaaaataattattttaataattaattttaattataaataaataaaattctaatatttacTGGATGaccttaaaataaataataataaaacaaataaattttaatattttttaaaagccaAACTATCTTAtcctttcttcattttttccttttttctcctttacttcTACCTTTCCTTCCAAGCccgtcctttttttttttttttttccctttcctttcttcctGTTCTCCTGTTCTCTTCCCAGCTCGTCCTCATTTTTTTGTGGTCTCCACCAAGCAGCGCATCAAAACCTGTAATCCAAGATGAGCAATTTGGCAACAACAGCAAGATGGCTCCACTTTTTCCAGCATTGCCGTCTTCATTGTCTGCGCTCAATGGATGGTGCGTTCGAATGAAAACGATCTAAGCCGACTCAACACAAATCAAGCGGATTCTAGACATCCCCAAAACATCATCAGTAAGTAAGGAAGCTACCCAAATAGGAGCAGTATCATAATTACACAGacccatatttttttcttcctttttccttctttcttctctctgtttctggtttcattattttttgcttttctttttttctttggaactACTACGAATTGGACTCAGATGGCGAAAAGAGATGGTTTTGGGTTCTGCTAGTTGCTGGGGTGCAAAGAGAGATCGTTCTGAGAAGAAATCCAGGGTAGAGCGATGAGCGTTGGGTTTCATTGATTGGATCTGTGGTGGGGTTTTGATTCAAGCGATAAGGAAGTCGGACTCGCGTGTTCAAAATAGCGAGCGTCCTATTTTGCGAACCCAATTTTGGGCTCACTATATTAGCTGTGCGAGTCCGGGCTTTTTTTAACTATTGGACTATATAATCTCATTTAAGATAATCCCCTcccttaccaaacatgggtttcAAGTATTGTTTAATCCAATCCAGTCCAGTGAGGCATAGTGAAGCATACCAAACATGGCCTTAGTGCTCAGAAtaggtatatgactaaatatctcatattttttcaataatccaaaccatctattttttaagtctacatccGTAGATCATCTTTgccaaaaattaaacaaatcggaaaccttttcgacatccaattgtgtcctacaaaattaatgaatacaatgcttcaagaaagtactaaaatttcaatatttcaattgagtggtcaaataatattagattcaagtgatttttttttatagagatggTCTttaaatgaatatctacaaaatataCTATTTGGATTAATCAAATACAATATAAAGTGGGTCCTACAAGGGTGTCGCTCCATTGAAGCTCCTTGTAGAATATGTGGCATTATGtttttgacacaatttttggGCCGTTAAATTACTCCACTTTCAATGATTGAGATTGAACCTGACATGACaagtagttttaattttttaattagacaatcattaattttattttctctctcataaaaataaaagaaacgatttctctctccttcctttttcttagtaatctctcttctttctcacacgtctctctctctctctctcatgagaCCAGAAAAAACCTCgatctctttttctctctctatctacAACAAGAGTGTCCTCACTCCCTCTCTTTCATGAGACCATAAAAGACCTCTGTCTCTTTTTGAGGGTTTGATTTagggattttgatcttctcatataaaaaaaaaatttgactattactgtttcttttttttcgaTTAAGAACTTTTATCGTTTTAATATGGAGAGAATACAAAGTGAAAATTTGATGTCACAATACTTGCTGATTATCTCATGAAGAAGGCAAGTTCTATTGATCAACCTTCACTTTTACCAATTAGATGAGGTTAGAACTACTTTAATTTGAATCATCATTCATGATTAAAAATGATGCTCTATAACTGACAGCTATCCTTTTGGAACCATTGAAATTCTTTAGATCATTGAAAGTAGACATAGGGCTTAATTTTGATTAAGATTCTTATGCTTGAAAACTTATAGACAGTATTCTTACAATGTGAACAGGAATTTAGAATATTAGAGATGAACAATGTCCAAGATAGCACCTTCCATGGTCAGGGTGATACAATATACATAGGTAGCCTTGGAGGGAGAATCATTCTTTGAGCTACAGATTGTTGTGAATCATGAGCTTAATAAACTGGGCATTTACCATTCCAGAAATTGGCTACAACTATGATTGGAAGTTTACTtgaaatttgattaatttccTCTGAGATATGCACTGAGAGTTGGAGGAAATATCTTGCGTGTGCTCCAAcattttgatgagacaataTCTATATTAAGATTGGAGAAATTGTTTTGACATAAAAGAACTACTAAAGATGAATAGATGGCTGCATATGCATGTGCgtgaagaaggaaaaactgAAGAGACTCTTCACGGTTTGGGCCTTAATTTTTGGTGagattctttatttattacaccttaaaaaatatttgatattAAAGAGGTAGATGGGATTACGtctccaataaaaaaaagggaggagACAGAAAAtcgtttcttttatttctatgagagagaaaataaaattaatgattgtctatttaaaaaattaaaactacttGCCCTGTCAGGTTTAATCTCAACTGTTGAAAGTGGAGTAATCTAATGGGCCAAAAATTATGTAAAAAACATAGTGTCACAGATccgcctatatatatatatatatatcctgaGCCTCTACGTTAGAGTCTACACATTTACTAGCATTTAGCTTCAGTTCGGTCATTGCAACGATCCAACGACTTAAAATATATGttgtaatttttaatttgtttcctCAAAGCCTCTCTCCCCTCCTTGCTCTCTTCCCTCTCtagtctctctcaattctttcTTCCCTTGAATATCTACTACTGAGCATCTTGAATTAAATTCCCAATTTTTCATACAATTTGAATCCATTCCCTATAAACATATGCTGAAGcatctcttctcttcctcgtCATGAGAAGGTTCGAGTCACGACAAACCTGAGCTCTAACTTGGGACTTCGGCTTGGGCCTTCCAAGCTCTCCTCGCAGCGACTCTGAGTGCTTGGTTCACTATTTGGCCTAATTTTTCGTAAAAGACCCTAAAAAATgtcccttaaataaaattatttgacacAACCctcaataattcaaattatcTGTTTTTATGATTCATGTATGATTCCCGTCTTTGTAGCTAACCCTGTTTGCTTCCTCATGCAAGATGCATGCACTTTCCCTTTTTCTCATCTTGATAtctgaattttgttttcattccCTAACGCACTCAAACTGCACATGAACCTTCAACTTtcctaattaatttcttcGACCgtgattataaaaataaaaatctttaaTCGACTTTTCCTGTATTAAATTGATTGATctacttttgttgtttttactGGTCCCATCCcattgcttttttttaaaaaaagacattGATTCTATGGTCCAtcttgaaattgaaacatAAAACAGTTAtaggtaataaaataaaatggattCTACATTTTACACACGTCATTTATCTATATCAATTTTGAGCTGTGGATTACAAGTGTTAAAGTTCTACTTCTTTAGGGTTTGcgatttaataataaaaattataggaAAATCGAAAATAGTTCATGAATGTGTAACAATCtcttaaatgaaaaatcaagtGAAAATAAGGGAAGCACAATGATATTTTTGCTCGTCGTTTTAACTTAAGGTATATTTTTATCATTGTTCTCAATACTTGACGTTCATTGATATAATCATagttaattctttattttatatttgagaAACCATTGTTACATGTCAAGTATGGAGAAAAGTGGTGGTACACAAAATGCTCACAAAGGATGTTAGTAGGAATGTGAGTAGATTTGAGTGTTAATTAATTGGCAGCTAATATGATTAATAACATGGGATCGATCGATGAGGCCTCCCAACCCAAGTTCATAATTGTAACAGCTGGGCGCGTAGAGCTAGCTTAATTAGCTTGCTAGCTGTGAcctctcttcttcttaattaacaattaaattaaGCGTTGAACTGAAATGCTTTTTACgattacaaattaaaatttacaagttaagaataattaagaaaatatcaaTTAAGAAAGAGAAGGGAAGCCGCCACACTTGTGGCACTTACTGGAAACCTCCGGAATCTGACGGCAGGAGGGGCAGGACGAGTGCGATCGCAGCCATACGTCGATGCAAGCCACGTGGAAGCGGTGGCCGCACTGCGGCAGCTCCCGGATCTCGTCTCCGGCGGCGAACTCGGTGAGGCAGATGGCGCACTCGGTGAACTTGGAAGTGCAGTCCGCCGTGTAAGTGAGCTTCGGGAGTGAGCGTaggattttcttcttcaacccCTTGTTCGGCGGAGGAGTCGGCagcggaggaggaggaggaggtgtgGCAGCGGTTGCGAGGCGGCGGAGCCAGACGCAGCGAGCCACGACGAGGAGGCCGAGGACGCAGACGAGAGCGCAGAAGAGGGCGAGGAGGATCAAAGCGGAGTCGGAGCCCATGTTGGCTGACGATTCATCGTCGGGTTCGGAAAACAGCGCGGGAGGGTTAAAGGCGCCGCCTAACAGTCGCAGAGGACGAGTCATGTTTTGTGAATGAATGTGAAtttggtgagagagagagagagagagagagagagagagagagagagtgagtgattTGGGTTTTGGTCGCTTGGTGGTTGCCCAATGTGTGACTAAACGTTTTTATGGTCGGAAGAAAATCAGTTTGAGGCTTGTTGACTGATCctattactaaaaaaaataacaaaattattgTAATGAtcagccaaaaagaaaacaaaaaaggaattataataaataatctGACctactttattattttttcatatgtcaaATTCTTATAactcaaaatatttaaaaataaaataaaatagtgtGGATTTCTTACAGGAGCTATTTTGTATAATTCCATCTCCATTGTCcactaataatatattttagtgtcacacttttgttcttttatacTCGATATGAAGTTAATGGTGCATTTTTCTGCACATGTGATGGAAGGACATTACAGTTGTTTTATATGTGAGACAACTCGTCTCCACTATCCCCGATTTAGGGAAGTGGACAGTGACCAGTGTGACAATCGATGGACCAATTTCGTACCTGAAAAATGGTTGAGATTCCAACTTTCTCTGATTGAcattatattaaatttaatttcattatcGGTAGGTACTCTAGTCTCGAAGGGTCTTAAGACTCATGGGAAGAGGAAGCACAAGATTAGATTTTGGGTCCTTTTCATTAGAGATTGAGATTGATCATGTCTCTGATCTCTAATTGTCCGTCGATGCAGCTTCTCTTCTAATCTTCTCCCTTAAACTTGACATGCGTACCATGTAATATGTGATAACTTTTCTACATACCAGTCTgtaattaattgaaaatagtaaaataataatatcccCTATTCTTACAAGTTTTTCTGCTACTAATCTCTTAGGCATATGGTTCGACACTGGCCCGATCCTCAAATTTTGAGCATAGCCATTATTTCAGGCCCCAAAGAAAAAGGCTtatgcaaaacaaaatcttcaaatgtttaaaaattaaaatgacaaTATTTACGAGTGATTATAGGATCTCCCAAGTTTAAAAGCCAAGGCAAGTTGATTATGCGTACTCCCTTTCCACCTGCGAAATATCTAGTTGAGCTTGCTTGTGCAGAACAAGCAAAACCAAAATCCTCATGCTCAAGGCACGCATCATAACAGTTTCCACCCgaaccccttttttttattttatttattttaacatCATCTCCAAATAAAATCTTACCTGGCACGTCCACTCTCCATATCCATCTCCACAACTTATCCAAGCCGCCCATTGTCGTCTAATTCTTTTGTCAACCCAATAACCAAATTTAACCCAGTAATTGCCATTGCCATTGCCATATGAGCTCGCCTATCAGTGCACCTGTACCTGCTCAACCGCATAAGCTAAAATAAGATCAGCCTCCTCCAGACCATACAACTCACGCACCTTGGTACTTTACTTGTATGCGTACATACTTCATCCACCAACATAAACTGAAACATTCGCCCTTCCAAAGTTCCTTCTCCTAACCTCGCAGATGCCAAACATCCATCCGTCTGACTTTTCTCAACATTGGTCAATAATCTACAGCGACAACGCTTTCTAGACATTTTTCCAatcttttttctctattttcccCCTAAGATACAAATCCAATGGCCCGACTGCTGTCTTTTTAAACACCCATACAGCCACAAAAGTTATTGGTGCAAACTGAAGCCATCCGCTAGTACAACTCGCATGGTTCACCTCAAGAATCACACAATTCACCCAATTCATGACAAAAGATTTATGGCCTTGGGGTCACAAATTGAGATTAAAATCTGGGAGACATGCAAAATACTCCAATATGGAAGCAAGTTTTAATCTCCATTAGTTACCACTGAAAGGTAGAAGTTTAGGGTA
This genomic interval carries:
- the LOC18776010 gene encoding RING-H2 finger protein ATL80, encoding MTRPLRLLGGAFNPPALFSEPDDESSANMGSDSALILLALFCALVCVLGLLVVARCVWLRRLATAATPPPPPPLPTPPPNKGLKKKILRSLPKLTYTADCTSKFTECAICLTEFAAGDEIRELPQCGHRFHVACIDVWLRSHSSCPSCRQIPEVSSKCHKCGGFPSLS